From the Chitinophaga lutea genome, the window TCACGATATATTGTTTGGTAACCGGGTCGTATTCAACAGACTTTTGAATGTTGGAGGGGTCTTTCAGATCTATGGCATTGCGCACCGGATCCGTCACGGCAGTCCCTCTCCTGTCGCGGATGGGGTATTTCAGCGTGTCTGGTTTGGAAGTCGTATCTGCAACGGGTATATCAGTTTTTTCAATCTCAACAATTCCACGGAAGCTTCTATAGGTATTCCCCGAACTTTTACTGGCGGCCGATTCTACAATGATTAAAGATACAACACCTATTACTGCAAGTGCACCATAGTATTTCTTTCTTGCCAAGCGATCTTAGGTTTTATAAGAGGTCAAGGATTTAAATTTATAAATTTTTGAGGGATTTTTTGATAAGTATCTCCAGTTCATTCAATTGCGGCTCGGCTTTCAGTACCCTCTGTACCGCCTGTTCTGCCATATTGCGGGCAATACCCAAGGTGACTAAAGCATTTAACGCGTCATCCTGTATAGTATTGTGGGACGGGGAAGATAAATATGTTATTTCTTCCTTATGCTTCTTCATCTTGTCTTTCAGCTCCAGGATGAGGCGTTTGGCGGTTTTAGCGCCTATGCCCTTCACCCCTTCCAGCATTTTTTCGTTTTCCATCATAATGGCCCGCTGGATATCTTCGGGGTGCAGGGAGCTGAGCATCATCCGGGCGGTGCCGGCCCCGATCCCTGAAACACTGATCAGTTGCAGGAACATGCTTCTTTCGGCATCCTCAAAAAAACCATACATTGTGTGGGCGTCTTCCTTGATATGTACGAAAGTGAGGAGTTTGACGGTTTCGAGGTGCTGGATTTGCGACCAGGTGTGGAGGCTGATCTGTACTTCGTACCCCACCCCATTGACATCCAGGTGTACCAGGGCGGGTGATTTATAGGCCAATTTGCCGTTCAGGTAAGCAATCATATGCAATAATAAGGGCCAAATTTAAATCATAAATATAATTATTCGTTTATGTCGTATTTTTACGCCCATTTTAATAACTTATCCTAACAATATGAGCAAAATAACGGCCGCTATTACGGCGGTGGGTGGGTATGTTCCCGACTATGTACTGACGAACCAGGAATTGGAGAAACTCGTTGACACTACAGACGAATGGATCACCACCAGAACGGGCATCAAGGAAAGAAGGATACTGAAGGGCGAGGGCAAAGGCACGTCGGAACTTTGCGTACCGGTAGCCCTGGAGATTTGTAAAAAAAGAGGTATCAGCCCGGAAGAGATAGACCTGCTGATAGTAGCCACGGTAACGCCAGACATGGTTTTCCCGGCTACTGCCAACGTGGTTACGGATAAGATTGGGGCCAAGAACGCTTTCGGGTTCGACATCAGCGCGGCCTGTTCGGGCTTTTTATATGCGCTGGACACAGGGGCCCGGTTCATCGAAAGCGGGCGCTACAAGAAGGTATTGGTGATCGGGGCCGACAAAATGAGCTCCATCATAGATTATACCGACCGCGCCACCTGCATCATCTTCGGCGACGGCGCCGGCGGGGTGCTGCTGGAACCGAATACCGAAGGCCTCGGCGTGATCGACAGTATTCTCAAAAGCGACGGCCATGGCCGCGAATTCCTCAATATGAAAGCCGGCGGCTCCAACAGGCCGGCTACGGCCGAAACGGTGGCCAACCGCGAGCACTACGTGTTCCAGGAAGGCAAAACCGTGTTCAAATACGCTGTGGCCAATATGAGCGACGCAGCACGCAGCATCATGGAACGCAACCATCTGTCCGCAGACGATATCGCCTGGTTGGTGCCCCACCAGGCCAACCTCCGCATCATCAGCGCTACGGCCGATCATATGGGTGTTCCCGAAGAAAAAATCATGATCAATATCCAGCGCTACGGCAATACCACGGCCGGCACCATCCCCCTGTGCCTCTGGGACTGGGAAAACAAGCTGAAAAAAGGCGACAACCTGGTACTGGCGGCCTTCGGCGGCGGGTTTACCTGGGGCGCCTGCTACGTGAAATGGGCGTACGACGGTAGTAAAAACTGATTCAATCCATAAAAAAGGGCGCTTCCACGGAAGCGCCCTTTAATTTTTTGATCAGCAGTAACGGGGTTGTTCGTAGCGATACGAGTCCGGCGGATAAAACCGTACAGACCCTCCCATATCACCTTTGATGCGCTTCCCTCCTTTGTTGCCCGCCTTGTGCGCCGGTGAGTGGCAAAACGGCAAGGGCAACAGCACAAAATGCAAGTCAGTCTGCATCAGATCTCAAATACAAAGCCGTGCTGGGTGAGCGCGGCATACTTCTTTTTATCGAAACGGTACAGGTTGGCGCCTTTCTTGGAGGTACTTTTATCTTTTTCATCGAGCTTTTCCAGGATGTCCATCGCCAGTATCTTCTTGCGGAAGTTGCGTTTGTCGAGCGGGCGCTGGTATATTTCTTCATACAGGTTCCTTAGCTGCGGCAGGCTGAATTTCTCGGGCAACAGTTCAAAGCCGATGGGGTGAA encodes:
- the ruvA gene encoding Holliday junction branch migration protein RuvA — its product is MIAYLNGKLAYKSPALVHLDVNGVGYEVQISLHTWSQIQHLETVKLLTFVHIKEDAHTMYGFFEDAERSMFLQLISVSGIGAGTARMMLSSLHPEDIQRAIMMENEKMLEGVKGIGAKTAKRLILELKDKMKKHKEEITYLSSPSHNTIQDDALNALVTLGIARNMAEQAVQRVLKAEPQLNELEILIKKSLKNL
- a CDS encoding beta-ketoacyl-ACP synthase III, whose protein sequence is MSKITAAITAVGGYVPDYVLTNQELEKLVDTTDEWITTRTGIKERRILKGEGKGTSELCVPVALEICKKRGISPEEIDLLIVATVTPDMVFPATANVVTDKIGAKNAFGFDISAACSGFLYALDTGARFIESGRYKKVLVIGADKMSSIIDYTDRATCIIFGDGAGGVLLEPNTEGLGVIDSILKSDGHGREFLNMKAGGSNRPATAETVANREHYVFQEGKTVFKYAVANMSDAARSIMERNHLSADDIAWLVPHQANLRIISATADHMGVPEEKIMINIQRYGNTTAGTIPLCLWDWENKLKKGDNLVLAAFGGGFTWGACYVKWAYDGSKN